The Bacteroidota bacterium region GGTATTACCTCTGCCTCGCTCAGCACAGAAAGCTTCTTCTCGGCTGCTTCCTTCCAGGAAACCACAAAGGTTCTCACCGATGCAGCCATTGCCGGTAAACGGGATGACCTGCTCGGACTGAAGGAAAATATCATTGTTGGTCATCTGATTCCGGCTGGTACCGGCTTGCGGGCTTATCAGAGCCTGGCACTTGGTCCGAAACCGGAAGAACCTGCTGAAGCCGAAACGGAAGCAGCCAATGAGGCTGGTTCCGGAGATAAACCGGTTTCCTGATTTTTGAATACCCCTTCCGCTGAACCGGAAGGGGTTTGTTATCCACCCCACGATAACTGCTGCCAGTCCCATCCCCACGGATTGGTTAAAAATGCCCGTCATAGTCGGGTTGACTTTGTATTTCATTTCTCGTAAATTCGTTGCTCATTTTCAAAAACTGGGCATGTAAAGGGAGTTACTTCATTGCCAACGATTCAGCAATTAGTCAGAAAAGGCCGGAATTCCAAGGTTTACAAGACCGCATCACCGGCATTGTCCGAGTGTCCTCAGCGTCGTGGAGTCTGTACCCGTGTGTACACAACCACACCTAAGAAACCGAATTCAGCATTGCGTAAGGTCGCCAAAGTGCGGTTAACCAATCATTTTGAAGTCATTGCCTACATTCCGGGTGAGGGACATAACCTGCAGGAGCACTCCATTGTACTGATCCGCGGCGGCCGGGTAAAGGATTTGCCGGGTGTACGCTATCACATCGTTCGCGGTTCGCTCGACACCGCCGGTGTCAATGACCGCAAACAGGGTCGCTCAAAATATGGGGCAAAGCGTCCGAAAGCCGGCGCTACCGCTAAAAAATAATAGTTTAAGATTCAGACAGGTGTTACAGTGAGACGGAAACGCGCCGAAAAACGTCATAGCATTCCAGATCCGGTTTACGGAGATGTGCTGGTTGCCAAATTTATTAACTCCCTGATGCTGCAGGGTAAGAAGTCCATTGCGGAGAGCATTTTCTATCAAACCATGGAGTTGATTGAAAAGCGTTCAAAAACGCCTGGCATCGATGTGTTCC contains the following coding sequences:
- a CDS encoding 30S ribosomal protein S12, whose translation is MPTIQQLVRKGRNSKVYKTASPALSECPQRRGVCTRVYTTTPKKPNSALRKVAKVRLTNHFEVIAYIPGEGHNLQEHSIVLIRGGRVKDLPGVRYHIVRGSLDTAGVNDRKQGRSKYGAKRPKAGATAKK